One genomic window of Ruminococcus gauvreauii includes the following:
- a CDS encoding M23 family metallopeptidase, producing the protein MMRKERNLRLAVSGILLLAVVAAGIGMYRADQKGNTKQDTQIRNEELAEETPLSDEETAEDEETESTDVNTSNAEAQMEGTEDEGTAENAETAEDASAQDETAADETAAQDVQEVLPSLDFNDNTVMEWPVSGDVLIDYSMDGAVYFPTLEVYKYNPAVILSAQADQQVLAAANSKVLSVEEDSETGMTVTMDMGNGYQAVYGQLKDVTVAPEQTITAGTVIGTVAQPTKYYSSEGTNLYFALTKDGTAVDPFMYLPTEEE; encoded by the coding sequence ATGATGAGAAAAGAAAGAAATTTAAGGCTGGCTGTCAGCGGAATCCTGCTGCTGGCTGTCGTTGCTGCTGGTATCGGCATGTACCGGGCGGACCAGAAAGGAAACACAAAACAGGATACGCAGATTAGGAACGAGGAACTGGCAGAGGAGACGCCTCTATCAGATGAAGAAACTGCGGAAGATGAGGAAACAGAAAGTACAGATGTTAACACTTCCAATGCGGAGGCACAGATGGAAGGCACAGAAGATGAGGGAACTGCTGAAAATGCAGAAACAGCGGAAGATGCCAGCGCTCAGGATGAGACAGCTGCAGATGAGACGGCTGCACAGGACGTGCAGGAAGTTCTGCCATCTCTCGATTTTAATGACAATACCGTTATGGAATGGCCGGTATCCGGCGATGTCCTGATCGATTACAGCATGGACGGAGCGGTATATTTTCCGACACTGGAGGTATACAAGTATAATCCGGCAGTGATCCTGAGTGCTCAGGCTGATCAGCAGGTGCTTGCAGCTGCCAACAGCAAGGTGTTGTCCGTCGAGGAGGATTCCGAGACAGGTATGACTGTGACCATGGATATGGGAAATGGTTATCAGGCAGTTTACGGACAGCTGAAGGATGTAACGGTTGCTCCTGAGCAGACGATCACGGCGGGTACTGTGATCGGTACAGTTGCCCAGCCGACAAAGTATTATTCGTCAGAAGGAACAAATCTGTATTTTGCACTGACAAAAGACGGTACGGCGGTTGATCCGTTCATGTATCTCCCGACAGAAGAAGAATAA